The following are encoded together in the Deltaproteobacteria bacterium genome:
- a CDS encoding thiolase family protein translates to MPLPSREVVIVESVRTGLAKAGRGSFNMTEPVYYLAHTLKSVVAKAGVDAAEIEDVVVGTGFPEGCQGMNMARIAAMAAGFPKEVAGATVNRFCSSGSQAIMMAAQRIQEGAEVAIGAGVETITMMTDGTQNTTRMVNKAAQERFPGLYFPMGMTAEIVAERYHVSREDQDQYGLQSQQRYAAAWDKGWVREEIVPMPVTRKVQKKGEEPYEEQATVDRDECNRPDTTIEGLRALKPAFKPDGTITAGNASQLSDGASATLLMSAERAKQLGLQPLGVYRGSAVAGCGPEEMGIGPIFAVPKLLKRHGLTMKDIDVVELNEAFASQLLHCQRVLEIPNEKLNPCGGSIAIGHPYGMTGSRLTGLLLRQLQRTGGRYGIVTMCVGGGQGFASLFERA, encoded by the coding sequence ATGCCCCTTCCCTCCCGCGAAGTCGTCATCGTCGAGAGCGTGCGCACGGGCCTCGCCAAGGCCGGCCGCGGCTCGTTCAACATGACCGAGCCCGTCTACTACCTGGCGCACACGCTGAAGTCCGTCGTGGCCAAGGCCGGCGTGGACGCGGCCGAGATCGAGGACGTGGTCGTCGGCACGGGCTTCCCGGAAGGCTGCCAGGGCATGAACATGGCGCGCATCGCCGCCATGGCGGCGGGCTTCCCGAAGGAGGTAGCGGGCGCCACGGTGAACCGCTTCTGCTCCTCGGGCTCGCAGGCGATCATGATGGCGGCGCAGCGCATCCAGGAGGGGGCGGAGGTCGCCATCGGGGCCGGCGTCGAGACCATCACCATGATGACCGACGGGACCCAGAACACGACGCGCATGGTCAACAAGGCCGCGCAGGAGCGCTTCCCGGGCCTCTACTTCCCGATGGGGATGACCGCCGAGATCGTGGCCGAGCGCTACCACGTCTCGCGCGAGGACCAGGACCAGTACGGGCTCCAGAGCCAGCAGCGCTACGCCGCGGCCTGGGACAAGGGATGGGTCCGCGAGGAGATCGTCCCGATGCCGGTGACCCGCAAGGTCCAGAAGAAGGGCGAGGAGCCCTACGAGGAGCAGGCCACCGTCGACCGCGACGAGTGCAACCGGCCCGACACCACGATCGAGGGCCTGCGCGCGCTCAAGCCCGCGTTCAAGCCCGACGGGACGATCACGGCCGGCAACGCCTCGCAGCTCTCCGACGGCGCCTCGGCGACGCTCCTGATGAGCGCGGAGCGCGCGAAGCAGCTCGGTCTCCAGCCGCTCGGCGTCTACCGCGGCAGCGCGGTGGCCGGCTGCGGCCCCGAGGAGATGGGGATCGGCCCGATCTTCGCGGTGCCGAAGCTCCTGAAGCGCCACGGCCTCACGATGAAGGACATCGACGTGGTCGAGCTGAACGAGGCCTTCGCCTCGCAGCTCCTGCACTGCCAGCGCGTGCTCGAGATCCCGAACGAGAAGCTGAACCCCTGCGGCGGCTCGATCGCGATCGGGCATCCCTACGGCATGACCGGCTCGCGGCTCACCGGGCTCCTGCTCCGCCAGCTCCAGCGCACCGGCGGCCGCTACGGGATCGTGACGATGTGCGTGGGCGGCGGGCAGGGCTTCGCGTCCCTCTTCGAACGCGCCTAG
- a CDS encoding RNA polymerase sigma factor: protein MERRADLERFLAGVERRAFRMARLATRDPDEALDLVQDAMTALVQRYSTRPEAEWRPLFYRILQNRIRDWARRRAFRAPFRGLLGRGDTPAPDPGAEAADPAGASPAELALRADAGRQLDAALQALPLRQRQAFLLRAWEGLDVAEAAHAMGCSTGSVKTHYFRAIQALRAHLGDGWGDGIR from the coding sequence GTGGAACGGCGGGCGGACCTGGAGCGCTTCCTCGCGGGCGTCGAACGCCGCGCCTTCCGCATGGCCCGGCTCGCCACGCGTGACCCCGACGAGGCTCTCGACCTCGTCCAGGACGCGATGACGGCGCTGGTGCAGCGATACAGCACTCGGCCCGAGGCCGAGTGGCGCCCGCTCTTCTACCGGATCCTCCAGAACCGGATCCGGGACTGGGCGCGGCGGCGCGCCTTCCGCGCACCGTTTCGCGGCCTGCTCGGCCGCGGCGACACCCCCGCGCCCGACCCCGGTGCCGAGGCCGCCGATCCGGCGGGCGCGAGCCCCGCGGAGCTCGCCCTGCGTGCCGACGCCGGGCGCCAGCTCGACGCCGCCCTCCAAGCACTCCCGCTGCGCCAGCGCCAGGCCTTCCTCCTGCGCGCCTGGGAGGGGCTCGACGTCGCCGAGGCCGCCCACGCGATGGGCTGCTCGACGGGCAGCGTCAAGACCCACTACTTTCGCGCGATCCAGGCGCTGCGCGCCCACCTGGGCGACGGCTGGGGAGACGGGATCCGATGA
- a CDS encoding DUF3106 domain-containing protein, whose translation MTRRSFLGLLATLLVAGPLRAAAQASSPAPSQDWDALAPEDRELLAPFAERWSTLPPERRERLLRGAERWRRMSPEQRARAQQRLERWRALPPERRERIRERFRRLREAPPEERERIRRRYRWFRDLPPERRQELRERWERLTPEQREQLRRRRERRTD comes from the coding sequence ATGACTAGGCGCTCCTTCCTCGGCCTGCTGGCCACCCTCCTCGTGGCGGGTCCGCTTCGCGCCGCCGCACAGGCCTCCTCGCCGGCTCCCTCGCAGGATTGGGACGCGCTGGCTCCGGAGGACCGCGAGCTCCTCGCGCCCTTCGCGGAGCGCTGGAGCACGCTCCCGCCCGAGCGGCGCGAGCGACTCCTGCGCGGCGCCGAGCGCTGGCGGCGCATGTCACCCGAGCAGCGCGCGCGCGCCCAGCAGCGGCTCGAGCGCTGGCGCGCGCTCCCGCCCGAGCGGCGCGAGCGGATCCGCGAGCGCTTCCGGCGCCTGCGCGAGGCCCCGCCCGAGGAGCGCGAGCGCATCCGGCGCCGCTATCGCTGGTTCCGCGACCTCCCGCCCGAGCGCCGCCAGGAGCTCCGCGAGCGCTGGGAGCGGCTTACGCCCGAGCAGCGGGAGCAGCTCCGCCGCCGCCGGGAGCGCCGCACGGATTGA
- a CDS encoding acetoacetate decarboxylase family protein, protein MPEPARYQIQGRTVTMPVQVRDASTGVATWLLPARAVQRLVPDAFEVATVLPGRTPFGIAVIDYRDNDLGDYHEVSITCFVRPRGAPRGLPWVGALRELVGGRLGTFIWKLPVDQSFTCEAGRTIWGFPKSVEEIDFRYESDRVRCRLVMEGEHALTLSLPRGGTRTLPDTETVTYTEIEGVAHRTRFTQGGSGTGIRLGGARLELGPHPVADALRSLGLPGPALMTIWTEHMHGRFDVPEKL, encoded by the coding sequence GTGCCCGAGCCCGCCCGCTACCAGATCCAGGGCCGGACCGTCACGATGCCGGTCCAGGTGCGCGATGCCTCGACCGGGGTCGCGACCTGGCTGCTCCCGGCCCGCGCCGTCCAGCGCCTCGTGCCGGACGCCTTCGAGGTCGCCACCGTCCTGCCCGGCCGCACGCCCTTCGGGATCGCCGTGATCGACTACCGCGACAACGACCTCGGCGACTACCACGAGGTCTCGATCACCTGCTTCGTGCGCCCGCGCGGCGCGCCGCGCGGGCTGCCCTGGGTGGGCGCGCTGCGCGAGCTCGTCGGCGGGCGCCTCGGCACCTTCATCTGGAAGCTGCCCGTCGACCAGAGCTTCACGTGCGAAGCCGGCCGCACGATCTGGGGCTTCCCGAAGAGCGTCGAGGAGATCGACTTCCGCTACGAGAGCGACCGCGTGCGCTGCCGGCTCGTGATGGAGGGCGAGCACGCACTCACCCTCTCGCTCCCGCGTGGTGGGACGCGCACCCTGCCCGACACCGAGACCGTCACCTACACCGAGATCGAGGGCGTGGCCCACCGCACGCGCTTCACCCAGGGCGGGAGCGGCACCGGCATCCGCCTCGGAGGGGCCCGGCTCGAGCTCGGGCCCCATCCGGTCGCGGACGCCCTGCGCTCGCTCGGTCTGCCCGGCCCCGCGCTGATGACGATCTGGACCGAGCACATGCACGGCCGCTTCGACGTCCCGGAGAAGCTCTGA
- the apaG gene encoding Co2+/Mg2+ efflux protein ApaG produces MSASEATTNGVQVEAAARFSPDHSAAHLAQWFFLYTIRITNLSDETVKLVGRHWVITDATGKVEEVRGPGVVGEQPVLEPGEAFEYTSGCPLGTPFGFMRGCYEMLAPASGRRFEAEVAPFELRQPASVQ; encoded by the coding sequence GTGTCCGCGTCCGAGGCCACGACCAACGGCGTCCAGGTGGAGGCCGCCGCGCGCTTCTCGCCGGACCACTCGGCCGCGCACCTCGCGCAGTGGTTCTTCCTCTACACGATCCGGATCACGAACCTGAGCGACGAGACCGTGAAGCTCGTCGGGCGCCACTGGGTGATCACGGATGCCACCGGCAAGGTCGAGGAGGTACGCGGACCCGGGGTCGTCGGCGAGCAGCCCGTGCTCGAGCCCGGGGAGGCCTTCGAGTACACCTCGGGGTGTCCGCTCGGGACGCCCTTCGGCTTCATGCGCGGGTGCTACGAGATGCTGGCGCCCGCGAGCGGCCGCCGCTTCGAGGCCGAGGTGGCGCCCTTCGAGCTGCGCCAGCCCGCCTCGGTGCAGTGA
- a CDS encoding DUF47 family protein: protein MLRRLLPKKPQFFDLFSQHAALAVQGAAMLAELLAKPDDAEEQATRIRAVEHEADAVCQTTMELLRSSFVTPIERGDIHDLASRLDDILDLVEEAARCVWLYEIHFSRPEALEMAQHLVDATHATKALVDALAQRVTPARAEELARAVKQVEKQNDRLLRSATARLFAEEQDAKTLIKWKEIYAQLEAAIDRCEDVANLIEGVVLENA from the coding sequence GTGCTGAGACGCCTGCTCCCGAAGAAGCCCCAGTTCTTCGACCTCTTCTCGCAGCACGCAGCACTCGCCGTCCAGGGTGCAGCGATGCTCGCCGAGCTGCTCGCGAAGCCGGACGACGCCGAGGAGCAGGCGACCCGCATCCGCGCCGTCGAGCACGAGGCCGACGCCGTCTGCCAGACCACCATGGAGCTCCTGCGCTCCTCGTTCGTGACGCCCATCGAGCGCGGCGACATCCACGACCTGGCGAGCCGCCTCGACGACATCCTCGACCTCGTCGAAGAGGCCGCCCGCTGCGTCTGGCTGTACGAGATCCACTTCTCGCGCCCCGAGGCGCTCGAGATGGCGCAGCACCTCGTCGATGCCACGCACGCCACCAAGGCGCTGGTCGACGCCCTCGCGCAGCGGGTCACCCCGGCCCGGGCGGAGGAGCTGGCGCGCGCCGTCAAGCAGGTGGAGAAGCAGAACGACCGCCTGCTGCGCTCGGCCACGGCGCGCCTGTTCGCCGAGGAGCAGGACGCGAAGACCCTGATCAAGTGGAAGGAGATCTACGCGCAGCTCGAGGCTGCCATCGACCGCTGCGAGGACGTCGCGAACCTGATCGAAGGCGTGGTGCTCGAGAACGCTTGA
- a CDS encoding cyclase family protein, with the protein MRSGRTVGCARPLPTEPAADNERPVVHLMAGTASEGFGGDYFALAPHGFAVSHIDALCHIFHEGRLYNGYPIERVTAHGALALAIDALRDGVVSRGVLLDVPALRGVPWLEPGEAIGPGELERAEAAAGVRVEAGDVLLVRTGRWARRAARGAWNARERIAGLHASCLPWLFERRVAALGGDGVSDVVPSGIEGVPLPIHSVAIVAMGLHLLDNLDLDPLAEACREEQRHAFQLVVAPLVLARGTASPVNPIAIF; encoded by the coding sequence GTGCGCAGCGGGCGCACCGTCGGCTGCGCGCGGCCGCTCCCGACCGAGCCCGCCGCCGACAACGAGCGCCCGGTCGTCCACCTGATGGCGGGCACCGCCAGCGAGGGCTTCGGCGGCGACTACTTCGCGCTGGCGCCGCACGGCTTCGCGGTGAGCCACATCGACGCGCTCTGCCACATCTTCCACGAGGGGCGCCTCTACAACGGCTACCCGATCGAGCGCGTCACCGCCCACGGCGCGCTCGCGCTCGCGATCGACGCGCTGCGCGACGGCGTGGTCTCCCGCGGCGTGCTGCTCGACGTCCCGGCGCTGCGCGGCGTGCCGTGGCTCGAGCCCGGCGAGGCGATCGGCCCCGGCGAGCTCGAGCGCGCCGAGGCGGCCGCCGGCGTGCGCGTCGAGGCGGGCGACGTGCTCCTCGTGCGCACCGGGCGCTGGGCGCGGCGCGCCGCGCGCGGCGCATGGAACGCCCGCGAGCGGATCGCGGGCCTGCACGCGAGCTGCCTGCCCTGGCTCTTCGAGCGCCGCGTGGCCGCCCTCGGCGGCGACGGCGTCTCGGACGTCGTGCCCTCCGGGATCGAGGGCGTCCCGCTCCCGATCCACTCGGTCGCGATCGTGGCGATGGGCCTCCACCTGCTCGACAACCTCGACCTCGACCCCCTCGCAGAGGCCTGCCGCGAGGAGCAGCGCCACGCCTTCCAGCTCGTCGTGGCGCCGCTCGTCCTCGCGCGCGGCACCGCCTCCCCCGTCAACCCGATCGCGATCTTCTAG
- a CDS encoding inorganic phosphate transporter encodes MEPLLVAVIVAALFFDYTNGFHDAANAVATSISTRAVPPQLALAAAAVLNVVGALVSTHVAATLASGIVDPGSVTAPVMLGGLVGAIAWNLLTWWWAIPSSSSHCLIGGVAGAVLATAGADSVLWGGIVRKVLIPTVLAPAIGFAVGIALMVGILWLFRNAQPGPLMRRFRIAQLASASLMAFSHGSNDAQKTMGVITLALFAGGSIPDLEVPFWVKLACALVMGAGTYSGGKRIIRTLGMRLVKLTPAHGFAAETAASSVLLGTAWMGFPVSTTHVITTSVMGVGATERLSAVKWGLTRDIAAAWILTLPASALVGAAFAKLAVLLF; translated from the coding sequence ATGGAACCGCTGCTGGTCGCGGTCATCGTCGCCGCGCTCTTCTTCGACTACACCAACGGCTTCCACGACGCCGCCAACGCGGTGGCCACCTCGATCTCGACCCGGGCGGTGCCACCCCAGCTCGCGCTGGCGGCGGCCGCCGTGCTGAACGTGGTCGGCGCGCTCGTCTCGACGCACGTCGCGGCCACCCTCGCGAGCGGCATCGTCGACCCGGGCTCCGTGACGGCGCCGGTGATGCTCGGGGGCCTGGTGGGCGCGATCGCCTGGAACCTGCTCACCTGGTGGTGGGCGATCCCGTCGAGCTCCTCGCACTGCCTGATCGGGGGAGTGGCGGGCGCCGTGCTCGCCACGGCGGGGGCCGACTCGGTGCTGTGGGGCGGGATCGTGCGCAAGGTGCTGATCCCGACCGTGCTCGCCCCGGCGATCGGCTTCGCCGTGGGCATCGCGCTGATGGTCGGGATCCTGTGGCTGTTCCGGAACGCGCAGCCGGGCCCGCTGATGCGGCGCTTCCGGATCGCGCAGCTCGCCTCGGCGTCGCTCATGGCGTTCAGCCACGGCTCGAACGACGCCCAGAAGACGATGGGCGTCATCACCCTCGCGCTCTTCGCGGGCGGCTCGATCCCGGACCTGGAGGTGCCGTTCTGGGTCAAGCTCGCCTGCGCGCTCGTGATGGGCGCCGGCACCTACTCGGGCGGCAAGCGCATCATCCGCACGCTCGGGATGCGGCTCGTGAAGCTCACGCCCGCCCACGGCTTCGCGGCCGAGACGGCCGCCTCGAGCGTGCTGCTCGGAACCGCCTGGATGGGCTTCCCCGTCTCGACGACCCACGTGATCACCACCTCGGTGATGGGCGTCGGCGCCACCGAGCGCCTGTCGGCCGTGAAGTGGGGGCTCACCCGCGACATCGCCGCCGCCTGGATCCTCACCCTGCCCGCCTCCGCACTCGTCGGCGCCGCCTTCGCCAAACTCGCCGTCCTCCTCTTCTGA
- a CDS encoding crotonase/enoyl-CoA hydratase family protein: MGVRCEIQDGVAILRMDDGKANAFSFAMLEELGAALDAAEKDARAVVLLGRPGRFSGGFDLAVMNEGGAATARLVTGGARLALRLFELPLPVVIGCTGHALAMGAVLLCAADLRIGAAGAFKIGLNEVAIGLALPAFAIELARERLAASHLQRATALAEIYDPDGAVAAGFLDRAVAPEQVEAAALEAAAALGALPGRAHALTKRALRRAAIERIRSGLG, translated from the coding sequence TTGGGCGTCCGCTGCGAGATCCAGGACGGCGTCGCCATCCTGCGCATGGACGACGGGAAGGCCAACGCCTTCTCGTTCGCCATGCTCGAGGAGCTCGGCGCGGCGCTCGACGCGGCCGAGAAGGACGCCCGGGCGGTCGTGCTGCTCGGGCGGCCCGGCCGCTTCTCGGGCGGCTTCGACCTCGCGGTGATGAACGAGGGCGGCGCGGCGACTGCGCGGCTCGTGACGGGCGGCGCGCGCCTCGCGCTCCGCCTCTTCGAGCTGCCGCTGCCGGTCGTGATCGGCTGCACCGGCCACGCGCTCGCGATGGGCGCGGTCCTGCTGTGCGCCGCCGACCTGCGCATCGGCGCGGCCGGCGCCTTCAAGATCGGCCTCAACGAGGTCGCGATCGGCCTCGCGTTGCCCGCCTTCGCGATCGAGCTCGCACGCGAGCGGCTGGCGGCGAGCCACCTGCAGCGCGCCACCGCGCTCGCCGAGATCTACGACCCGGACGGCGCGGTCGCGGCGGGCTTCCTCGATCGCGCGGTCGCCCCCGAGCAGGTGGAGGCAGCGGCGCTCGAGGCGGCCGCAGCCCTCGGCGCCCTCCCCGGCCGCGCCCACGCGCTCACCAAGCGCGCCCTGCGCCGGGCCGCGATCGAGCGGATCCGCTCGGGCCTCGGGTAG
- a CDS encoding nuclear transport factor 2 family protein, which yields MDHPNVQLARRLWDAIARGDADGVRAGLAPDLVWRATARGAPWSGEHQGVDTAIDMLARIGEATDVFDADLVDVLASDERVVILFRVHLAIGPRQLDLDYLMLGRVAGGVIRDVLTAPLDPEAIEAFWQEGTVR from the coding sequence ATGGACCATCCCAACGTACAGCTCGCCCGCCGGCTGTGGGACGCGATCGCGCGCGGCGATGCCGACGGCGTGCGCGCCGGGCTCGCGCCCGACCTGGTCTGGCGCGCCACCGCGCGCGGCGCCCCCTGGTCCGGCGAACACCAGGGCGTCGACACGGCCATCGACATGCTGGCCCGTATCGGCGAGGCGACAGACGTCTTCGATGCCGACCTCGTCGACGTGCTCGCCAGCGACGAGCGGGTCGTGATCCTGTTCCGCGTGCACCTCGCGATCGGACCACGCCAGCTCGACCTCGACTACCTGATGCTCGGGCGGGTGGCTGGCGGGGTGATCCGGGACGTCCTCACCGCCCCCCTCGATCCCGAGGCGATCGAGGCCTTCTGGCAGGAAGGGACCGTGCGCTGA